In Megalops cyprinoides isolate fMegCyp1 chromosome 16, fMegCyp1.pri, whole genome shotgun sequence, the genomic window TGTTTACATCTGCTTAGTTTGACAAAACCTTTTAGTCTTACCATCTAAACATCATAACCTGATGATAGCACTACTAATACCCAGCACAATCTTTTTAAATGCCTTAATCTATGGCTATGTTACATGGGCATATGTTGTCCATGTGGGGTATAGTGTCTATGTCTGTTCTTCTGGGTCTTTTAGCAGGGCAGAATTCTCTTCTTCTGCAGTGACTAAATGCTGTAGCAATTTGGGTGAGATATTTGAAATGCAAGATTTATTCAGAATCTCAGAGTACTGTAtttgttgctttcttttttctgttagaTGAATTTGGTATTAGTGAGCCTTTATCTTCTCACCCTGCATTCTGTGAAGGGCAACAAACAGCAGACCCAAAACTACTGGGTACTTAAACCAAATGGtatggtttttgtttctttccgTTTCTGTACTTGGATTAGAATCTCTTGATCTGTTTCTGTATGTAGtttaagcattacattacatttttgtcatttaacagatgctcttatcctgacCGACTTccataggttatagtttttatatgttatccatttacacacctggataTTTTACAGATATAAATCCGTTATCAGATTGTATGTTGTACGCCTTGTGCGCGATACCAAactgctctttctctgtgctccCAAAGTTATCGTTGTGGACGTGAACCTGGCGCAGGCCGTCTCCAAAGTCGATGTCCCGTTGCGGTGCGGGGACGCCTACGGGGACAAGGACATCATCTGGAAGAACAACGGCACGCAGGTGGGGCGGGGGAACCAGATCGTGGTGACGGTGGAGGAAATGCTGGGAGGGAACTACACCTGCCACGGCCACGCGGGGTCTTTCCTCAACCACACCCTGGTGCTGGTGCAGGGTACGGAGAGGAGAATCTTGGAgaagtcacatgacacaggtaccctggacagagagaggctggggggctaggggtgggtgggttgaGGGGTGCGTGGTCAAGACAGATCTTACCATGAGTGGTCTGGACACATTTCTAAATGGATTGGAGGTTGAATCcattttaacttgaatggatacatttatgtactgttgtgctggaagtctctctggataagagcatctgctaaatgcatgtaatgtaatgtaatgtaatcctaAATTCGAAGGGAACCCTGCCCTTTAGTGAGTTGTCTTAATAACAAATGGATGGGAAAATGTAATCAATCGGAatcattctgtctgtcagtcaatATTTGATTAAGTGTCTCTGCTGCATCTTTCACATTCCTGGGTTTTTACCAGATAGATGCCATGCGCTTGGACATGGAAGAATCCACTCACATACATTTGCTGTGAATGATTAGatgtttatgtttgtctttttgaaCACAGACTATATTCAGTGTTCATCGAGAAATTACAGCGGGGCTTTTCAATGTTCCTGGAAGTGGAGTCGCTCCAGGAATGGGAATGTTGTGCTAGTGAGAGCTGCTCGGTAAGATATTTTATTGAGTTTTATTAATTAAGGTTTAGGGATATAGTGCACGAAATAGTActcccattttaaaaaagcatatcACATAGTAGAACATGTACATTGATGTGTaagtaaaaatacaatgaacGTCTGATCCTGTGTTTATTCCAAGTGTGATACATGCATAGTTATTATCTCCATTCTGTTATCTCTATTCTGTTAATAACTAAGGGGAAGATGAAGTTAGGAGTTAATGTATTTGAGCTGGTCGTTTGAATAATGTTAGTTCTACccccaacccaaacccaaaTTCAGTtaaactcaaactcaaaactCAGCCAACCCAAACAAAAACttcatgtaattacacaaatgtGCACTTAAACTGCATTTACAGTGTGCTGGCTCTGAGGAAGATATAACTATAGTGAGTGctttttctcagttttcacaGTCCTCCTGTGCATGATCTAAGCAGAAACTCAAACAGTTACCCACAGACTCACTCTCCTTTTGCAGGTCTTCAGTGACGAGCAACATCACCTGCTCTCTGGATAAAAGCCGACTTTCCATCACCTGCCAAGACCACACCCACTGCCCTTACTCTGAGGAGACGGAGCGAATCAACCTAACGGTGTACGTTAAGAACAAGTACAGGGTGGAGGAATATTCCCGGCGCTTCTACATCACAGAAATAGGTGAGCCATCATTTTGCAAAATCACTTAACTGTCACTTAACCCGGTTCTAATAACACATTATTGCATCGGTAATATGAATCACCTATTTGAGCAGCGCTCGGCTTAGTCCATGATTGTTCAAGATATCTCTCAAAGGGCTTGGCACATTTTTAAGCGGAGAGTGCGTTCATAAATGGTCTGGTATTCATGACTGGAAGCATGAAATTCACACCTTGTAATTTTTGTAGTACTTTCTTTCCTAAACAGAAATATTCTTTTAATATGATGGCAGCAAATTTCATACACAAGTTGGTAACAGGAATatctttgtatgtgtttgtaggTTTATCTGACTTCTGATCAGTCCCAATTAATCCAATGTGAAACCTTAATTTTCTTATTCAACTTATTCAACTAACAGTGTTTAcggttatccatttatatagctggacaattttttatgtgcttttcccaagggtacaaaagcagtgcccctgAAACAATCAGATCCATCACTGCTCCTTACTGTTGCACCAAGCCTTGCATCTTCATACACTCTGATAACTGCTTTTAGTTACTGCGTTTTCACATCTGTCAAAAAAGAATGAGTTCCAGCATATTCTGTACTTTggttatagaaaaaaaaacagttggaaAAAAGGTGTTAGTGCAGAACAGTGCACGCTGCCACATACACATGTAACAGGCCATTAAAGTATAATGAGGTCACACTTATTCTCCAAGTGCAGTGCGTGGAACCTGTGTGGTATGTCTCCTCATTATGGATGCCAAGATACTTGCTCAAATGAAGTTGTATAGCGGTTAGGTTCAGAGTCTTTTGTCTTGTCTCCTGATGTATTAGTGAAGCCAGACAAAATCAAGATCACAAAAGCGGACAAGGGCACCTTCGAGTGGGGGTACCCCGAGACGTGGAGCAGTCCCAACTCCTACTTCCCCCTCACGTTCCAAGTGAAAGTGATCCCCCGGAAGAAGAACTGTGAGTGCGAGTCCGGGTGCCAGAGAAACAAAAGGGTGGAGGTAAGGATAACCTCaaacagagaaggagagtgcTCGATCTTTGAGGAGCTCGGAAGTTGGATTGTGACCTATTTCCAGGCTTTGCTGTCATGATGGTGCtggatattattttttaattctctctctctctgtgttcacgtagctacacaccacacagagcTGCCGGTGGACAGTCAGAGAGGGCTTCGTCTTCTGCATCAGGGCGCAAGACGCGCTGTGTAACTCAACCTGGAGCGACTGGAGCCAGTATAAGTGAGTGGAGGGTCGTTAAAATGACAGGTCACCCTCTGGGTAGCAACATGGGCTGAGGAGCATGTGTTTGAAACAGTTGTTGACACAAAGGGGTCAAGTATTAAACGTGTCATAGTTAATTCTTCAACTTCTTTTAGATTTACAACCAGGGCCCAGCCATATATTTTAAGGATCTGAGTcacacaccacaaaaacaaagattCAATGTATGGCAGAGAATTAATACAATACTACTGATTCATCTCTGAATGGGGGCACAATGTTATAGTCACGAAGTCACCAAACACTTCATTGTGTGTAGAAAGTACCTTTTTTACATGGATTATGACTTAATCTGCAAAACAGGTAATGGTAGCAAATGGGGGGGTGAGGCCTCACGGACCTTATAATGAGCTCAGATGAACTATCAATCGTGAAATTGTGTGAACAAATGAGAAGACTCTGTTCTCCAGAGTAAAACACTGTGGTTGAGTTAAATCAATGAGCCACTGGTGAAATACGTATGCTACAGTAGCTCCACGAATTTTGTGGTTTGTGAAGCCGCTTTCTCCAATTTCTTAGCACACATCCACATGTAGAGTTTCATTTGCACAATAAGTGTTGCTCATTAACCCCAGGGTTTACGACTTCTACATTTTATCCCAATGTGCTTTAAACCAAGATGATTACAGACTTAAGGCCAAATAAAATATACACTGCCACATGCTTTTGACTGTGAAGGTAAAGTTGAACAAAAATTAAATAGAATATTACTGCTCATTTCTGACCACTatatattttcccattttgaaactgaaagcaTACAATACACAATTTTATAAAATTCAGCATGGaaattatatttctgtatgagtCAGTATCAGTACCTGTTAATATATTTGTTGTTCCTGCATGCAACAGTTATGAAAGCAAGGGACATTCATAACTGGAAATGGACATCtcaatttcatttctgtactgAATTTTGATTACATTTGATATTCAAATGTATGCACAAGGTGGTATTAATGGAAGGTGTTAGTAGCCACAAAGAGTCAGATATGGATCATGGCTAAAGCACATGCAACTATTCAGTCTGCATTCATCAATAATCTTCATCtcaaagcagcagcagtgtaaaGCTGAGAGTAATATTATAAGTCAGAAATATTGTAAACACGTTTAGTGGAGTGCAATACTTTATCTCTCCGACAAGTTTAATAAGCAATGAAGATGTAATATTAAGGGAGAGCCTGTGTAATTACTGTTACTGTAATTCTAGTTATGAAACACTCTGATATTTTTATTCAGAGTAAAAACAGAAGAGggcagaaatggaaaaagttCAAATCTCAAATACCCATTACttcaaatagttttttttttctctatacTGTCTTGGATATTCATCTCTTCCTCTCATCTCTTTAATTGAAGTGAGAGTCTTGTGGTTTCTAGTTATTTCAAGACATCATGTTAGTGCTTGTTATAATTGAAACATTGTGTAACATCTCATTCTTTCTTAAATGTTAATGGAACCACTAATACATATTCAATGttattgaaacaaaattaatgcaTTGTACAGTTGAATGTCACTACTTGCTGCTTAATAGGCTACTGCTCTGAGCTGGCTCCCAACATTAGCTTCGCCCGTATGATCCGCAAAGACACTGCAAATAGACATTCCTTTTTAATTGGACAGCtagcatttcaaaagaaattctTGCCAGCTATTTTCTGCTGAGAAGTACTCCGTCTCCAAACACTGAGAGAGTACTGTGAGCCATTGTCATTAAAATAGAAATTCTGTAACAATTtctttgctgattttttttcttttttcttggaAGATGCATTTTGTTCAGTGGGTGCCAAAGTGGTCCCACCAGTTCTAAAGTTTAGCAGATTTGGCGCATAACTAATTTACATCACCAGCAATGTGTAAAGGTTGCAAAATGGTAGAAGCTTTAAATGGAAAGAGAGGCACAAACTTGCAGTGCTGTGGCAAATCTCAGTGTTGTGTATGTCATACAAAAGACACCAACCTCCTAATGTCATAATATCATCACACAATGTAACAGCTCCCTAGaatattattcttattctaaCAGTGAACAATCACACCTTTTGAATATTGGTCCTCTTGCGTTAATACATGACAGCCATGTTGTTTTGAGGGTTACCTGTCCTTTTGGCTTTTGCATCAGCTTGAGCTGCTATGGGCCAGAAAAAGATGTGACAGTGGAACAGAACTATTACCACCTATATTAAAAACGCCACAAAATTGGTGATGGTGCTCACGGTTTCTCACAGTCCCTTAAGTGAATGTATTATCATCTATGTGTTATTGAGTCACTTGattgtgttattttaataatgcaacAATATGCATACCACCATTAACTGACACAGCCCTTTATTCATTCAATTCACGAACAGTTAAGAAAAGACATTTGAAATTAATGCTTTAGTATTCACTGGGGTTTTACAGAAAGCTTGGCTGGCAGGGCATACTGCTTTattgcaaaatcaaataattgttttcagtgaaaatgatcCATGACCTTGTAATTGTAAAAAAGGATGTGATACTTCAGTACCAAAAAAATAAGATGTAAGTGGAGGATGTACATAATGATTATTTTCACAATCACCATTACTCTAAACCCTtccattttaatgtacttttctgtctttgcactgttttgttttttcatgtacaGGAAAAGAAGAAGTATGGgtaaaaaaatccattccaaACAGAATAAGGCTCGTAATCCTAGTACAGCAAGAGAGTGACCAGTGCTGGTTTTATATTTACTACCATCTGTTTTGTAACTTACACCTTCAGTCATTTTGTCCATAACCAGagaaaaataattcagaatAATGTATTCAACATTTGTATATGATACACTTTCTCCAGAAATAATAAGACAGTGTTatattatgtactgtatagAGGATAATTAGGatattttagaatatttcagagaaaaaaaatcctatttaaTTTTCCTGCTCTAAACAGTGCAAAGTCTGTTGCAGTAGAAAAGAAGCTATGAGGATGTGAAGCTTGGtttgtgatttaaattaaatgtatttatatttttcttccaCATTGGACAATTGTTCTCTGTTTAagtattttaatgtattcttATTGAGTTATAAactttatctgtttgtttgatATGATATGAAGAacattgtatttaatgttgatatgatatgaaataaaaaagtcaacCTTGGAAAAAATTCTTCAGTCTGCTGGTCATAATGCcatgatttttcttcttttttaatgaaactaaAGTGCCACCTTTACTTGTCAAAAAATTTACACCTCTTTGTGAAAGTATATCCCAAAGGTAGACTTGAACCAATTTTTTTGCAAGCACATATCTATTTAGCCTTGTCTAAAGCCGTCTAATTGAGAGTGCTGGCGCCTGTGTCACAGTTCCATGACCAATGGGACTATCTGAGTAATGCACTGATGTGTCAGCTGCACAGATGAGGCTGATATCTAACTTCATTTTTGACCAGCTGAATGTGATTTACCTTGCATATACCTGACATAGGCAGGCAGAGTGATCAGACCCCATTGGCCACTGGTTCTCCTCAGCAGGATAGCAATATAACAACATAGCAATGATGAATATGAATGGAAATGGAACTATGAAACTTTGAGTAATAAGTAGTAAGATAGAATAGATGACAAACAAATAAGAGGACTTTTTGACAACAATTGTTCATGCCTATAGTTATACTTACAATTATACAACATACAAGAGATCATTGCTGATCAGATGTTTTGGCCATTTACAATCACTCATGATATTGATTGTATTTGTATAGGGATTGtttcaaaacatgaaacagtCAAAGCTGACACAGATGTCAAGCTGCTGattaatgtcatattttttcattcatctcttcttttttttgtagatttcagaagaaaaagaCCCACTGTGGCAAGAGACGGCAATACGCTAGCTTTGTGTGCACCATCCAGTCCTGCTATCCCGTGGGCCTCAAATGGTGCTTTACTGTGGAGTCCTGGAGTGGATAGAAGTCTGCTGTGTCCCATACTGTCTGATGATAATGTAAGGTACAGTTTTATGTCTAATGCAGCTCAAAGACTACAGATTTTTCTATActctgcagtgtgtaaaatCATCTAAAGCCATGGCTAGTAAACAATGTAGTAAACTCTTTTGTAATAACTAAGCTTGACATAAGTCTATATGCTAGGTGGTGTGTGGGATGAGTCTTTCATATTCATATGGATATCTGTGTTCAGGATACCTATCATTTTGCTAAGCACAGAATGCAATCAGTATCAGTGATGCCAACCATTTGACAATGACATACAGCAAAAACCTTGTTGAAAGGACATGGGTTTGCCAAAGACCTCGTAGCGTGACTGTGGAGGATTCTCACATACAATCCTCCTCATTCATGTCGGCCAATTTATTGTGCCGAACACGGCCGTGGCTGTGATCCAGGCCACAGTGAGTGAGAGGAGACTCTTTTAAACACTAAGCTCACTGCTGTCACCTAAGGGTTTATAGAAAAGCCACAATTTAACATCCCATGTTTCCTCACATACTTGGTATTTTGAATGACAGCTGATCTTCAGCTAAAGGACTGTtacaattcaatttattttattcttagaATTTGTTAGAAATTGctaatcatattttatatacaaatgtatcaatgtatcatttatatacaaaatgtatcaCACTACTAACTTACTTACtagtgtttgtgtatttgtgtgtgtgtgtgcgtgtgtgtgtatgtgtgtgtcagccagTCCTAGGGCTGGCAGTGTTGAGTCACTTGAAGAGCTGAAACATGTGCTTGAAATTAGAGCAATTACTGTAATTTCCTCTAAAAAATCTTTATACTTCAgttccaaacacacatactgtaaaactTGGTACAAGTGATGTATGCGGCAGGAAACTTGACATAAATTTCTgttacattgtcattttcagCCAAACTCAGTTATAAATCCAAGAAGTCCAGTTTATATCTTGCATATATTTAATAGCTTATATTTTGTGTACATGTTCCCTATAACCCACTGGTATCCACTATGGTATTATTATGCCAATAGAAgtgagaaaaacattttctctgccGTAATCAACCATCTATGAAATTGTATACATTGCACCGTGCCCACATCCCTTTAGAAACAGATATTAAAATTATGGATTTCTTAGTATCATGCTATATCAGTATTATAATCATACATAACAGAAATACCACCTTAAGAAAGCACCCTTTGACAAACATTATAGAATGCTAACATCACATGCACATTCAAATTAcgtatatgcatgcatacaccaaacatacatttattttgggCGTCCCATATTGTGTATATGAATGATCATTAAATGAATTGTGTTCTCTTTGAACCTGGAAAgtattgtgtatttatatattttttttttcttttcattttttattcatctgattaacttttttgttttatagttttcCTCTTCGTTGTTAGTCACAACTGATGGCAGTTGCTGCTGAAGTCTGAAGAGGAAGGTTCTTAGCATGGTTCATCCCCATTTCAAGCTCTAGGCCTTTCTATAGAACttgattttaataataaatatttaccaGGTGGATCCAGTTGCAGCCACTCCAAAGCAGGACCACACGAAACATTAACTCTATCGATGGACAATGTTACGCCCTGAGTTCTTACTTACTGTAGATCCAGTATCTCCTGGAAATGTGCCTCACCTAAAGTGTCTAAAAAATCTTACAGTATGGAAGCAGTATTTCCTTCCTGTCACCAAAGAACAGACTGACTCAGGGCTGCTTTACttggcggtggtggtggtgaatgAAATGATTGATGTGTCACCATGGAGTCTAAGCGTATGAATGTACAGTAAGAACACTTGGGCATATCAGTAAAAAATACAGCGTGCCCAAAGCTGAAACCCAAACAATCACCTGTCATCTAGACAGCCACCGCAAGTAGCTCATATACTTGAAGCTATAAAATTCccactagtgtgtgtgtgtgtgtgtgtgtgtgtgtacatatacatacacataatcCCTTTATTGCActatttattaataatgaagTGAAAGATAAAGTGAATGTGATAAATAAGGAGCAGAAGAAAATAAGGAACAGAAAAATGTTACTATACTCTACCATAACAAGATCTTTAACCAATTAAAGAAGTCATGCTTTCACTATTTTAGATGCTGTGGCAATTTACAGATTCTTCTTTAACTGTTATGTAAACAGTATAATCAATACTGAATAACTTAAATACttaacttaaaatattttgcttttttagaAGTATCAGAAGTAATAATACCCCCAAAATATGAAAGGTAAGTTTTTTtcgaacaaaaaaaatcacgtcTATATTAACATTGCAAAATTTCTACATgtatgaatacatgaataagtGATAATCACTGCATATGAGCATGTAAAAAGAATATTCCATTTATATCAATGTTTTATAGTGCTGTCAAACAAGCCATGTTATCACAAAAATCCACGCTGAATTTTGAAGCTGCTCGGCTAAGCAGTTTGCATCATGCAAGTGAAACCACCTCCCTTGTAAGAAAAACCACACTAGTAGTCAGAGATTCAAACAGACCACAGGCCCACTTCTAAGTAAGGCCAATGTAGTGTCAGACATCACATACAGTGAGGCTTTTTGTGccaacaaaatataatataaatagaCCATTTAATAAAATGGCCCAAGGGACACAGTCCTCCAAAACAAATATCATTTAAGCTTCTGTCAGCGTAATATTTGCACTAAACTCCCTTTCTGTATACTGAATTCTGCATTCTTTATTCAAAGCAACCATGTCATTAACTTTGagaaacaaatgtacattttattacatcaaacatttttaaaacactgtcagcatgtaactgacaaaaaatattaacactTCAGAGTGGTCAGACAGAGGCTTTAGTCTTGCATATTACCTTTAATGAAGTATAGAAATCACCTTAGTAAATAGTCAGGGGAACAAACGGGGATTTACTCACAGCAGTGATTAGCACTTCAGTATCGATCTTTACggaagcaaagagaaaaaaaacacctactCTCAGTTAACCCTCAGCTCCTCCCTATATTTCTCGCCTGTGGAATAAACGGTTTCACTTTATAATTCATTGTGTTCTAAAGCTCTTCTCTTTCATGGAAAAGCATACAGGTACGAGAGAGAGTTCAGTGAACCAGAGCAAGGTATTTACAGAAGtatttctgttctgc contains:
- the il12ba gene encoding interleukin 12Ba, which codes for MNLVLVSLYLLTLHSVKGNKQQTQNYWVLKPNVIVVDVNLAQAVSKVDVPLRCGDAYGDKDIIWKNNGTQVGRGNQIVVTVEEMLGGNYTCHGHAGSFLNHTLVLVQGTERRILEKSHDTDYIQCSSRNYSGAFQCSWKWSRSRNGNVVLVRAARSSVTSNITCSLDKSRLSITCQDHTHCPYSEETERINLTVYVKNKYRVEEYSRRFYITEIVKPDKIKITKADKGTFEWGYPETWSSPNSYFPLTFQVKVIPRKKNCECESGCQRNKRVELHTTQSCRWTVREGFVFCIRAQDALCNSTWSDWSQYK